Proteins encoded together in one Planctopirus ephydatiae window:
- a CDS encoding YaiI/YqxD family protein yields the protein MKIWIDGDASPREVKELVFRAATRLQLETTVVANSGMWVPSGNRFVKLQIVPGGPDVADRYIVAQSNRGDLAITSDVPLMSDLIPQGVFVIDFHGYLCTQETIGERRAARDLNDQLREAGLLTGGPAPYGVKDKQRFAQALDQLLTRELRRLATNPPASPPENITDDQPHA from the coding sequence ATGAAGATCTGGATCGATGGAGATGCCAGTCCGCGGGAAGTGAAAGAACTCGTCTTCCGGGCAGCCACTCGACTCCAACTGGAAACCACTGTAGTGGCGAATTCTGGCATGTGGGTTCCTTCCGGAAATCGATTTGTCAAACTGCAGATTGTTCCCGGCGGGCCCGATGTCGCTGATCGATACATTGTCGCTCAATCCAATCGAGGCGATCTGGCAATCACCAGTGATGTGCCACTGATGTCTGACCTGATTCCTCAAGGCGTTTTCGTCATCGACTTTCATGGCTATCTCTGTACGCAGGAAACGATTGGCGAGCGCCGGGCCGCGCGCGATTTGAACGATCAGCTGCGCGAAGCGGGACTATTGACAGGTGGGCCGGCGCCTTATGGTGTGAAAGACAAGCAGCGGTTTGCTCAGGCTTTGGATCAGCTTTTGACTCGGGAATTGAGACGCCTGGCGACCAATCCACCTGCTTCT
- a CDS encoding arylsulfatase encodes MALGWMLSGMSMAADKPNILLIVSDDTGYGDLGPYGGGEGRGMPTPNIDRLAANGMTFFSFYAQPSCTPGRAAIVTGRIPNRSGMTTVAFQGEGGGLPKAEWTLGSVLKQGGYKTYFTGKWHLGEADYALPNAHGYDVMKHCFLYHCNAYTYGDPTWFPDMDPKLREEFNRITKGSLTGYAGEKAREDWKVNGQYVNTPDQGVVGIPFLDQYIEQSGISFLEDAAKTPNQPFFAHINFMKVHQPNLPAPEFVHKSLSKSKYADSVVELDTRIGRVVDKLKELKLDQNTLIFYTTDNGAWQDVYPDAGYTPFRGTKGTVREGGNRVPAIAVWPGKIKPAVKNHDIVGGLDLMATFASVAGVPLPTKDREDQPMVFDSYDLTPVLTGSGKCPRNAWFYFTETELTPGAIRLGNYKVVFNLRGDNGQPTGGLSVDSNLGWKGPEKYVATVPQVFDLWQDPQERYDIFMNNFTERTWILVSFNVVIKDLMKTYLTYPPRKMQSEVYTGPITLPEYERVKYVREMLEKDGIRIPLPTGN; translated from the coding sequence ATGGCCTTGGGGTGGATGCTGTCTGGAATGTCAATGGCGGCAGACAAACCCAATATCCTGCTGATCGTTTCCGACGATACGGGATACGGCGATCTCGGGCCTTATGGGGGTGGCGAAGGCCGCGGGATGCCCACACCGAACATTGATCGGTTAGCAGCAAACGGTATGACCTTTTTCTCGTTCTATGCCCAGCCCAGTTGCACTCCCGGGCGAGCTGCCATTGTCACAGGTCGCATACCGAATCGCAGTGGCATGACGACAGTGGCCTTCCAGGGTGAAGGTGGCGGACTTCCTAAAGCCGAGTGGACGCTGGGTTCTGTTCTCAAACAGGGTGGCTACAAAACATACTTCACGGGCAAATGGCATCTGGGGGAAGCCGATTACGCTCTGCCGAATGCTCATGGCTATGACGTGATGAAGCATTGCTTTCTTTACCATTGCAATGCCTACACCTATGGTGATCCCACCTGGTTCCCGGATATGGATCCCAAACTGAGGGAAGAGTTCAACCGGATTACGAAAGGTTCACTGACAGGGTACGCCGGTGAAAAGGCTCGCGAAGACTGGAAGGTCAATGGCCAGTATGTGAACACGCCGGATCAGGGAGTCGTCGGGATTCCATTTCTGGATCAGTACATTGAGCAGTCGGGCATCAGTTTTCTGGAGGATGCCGCCAAAACTCCCAACCAACCCTTTTTTGCACATATCAACTTCATGAAGGTGCATCAGCCGAATCTTCCAGCACCGGAGTTTGTGCATAAGTCGCTCTCGAAATCGAAGTATGCCGATTCTGTTGTTGAACTCGATACGCGTATTGGTCGTGTGGTCGATAAGCTCAAGGAACTGAAGCTCGATCAGAATACGTTGATCTTCTACACGACTGATAACGGCGCCTGGCAGGATGTCTACCCTGATGCCGGGTACACACCATTTCGCGGCACCAAAGGGACTGTTCGCGAGGGTGGGAATCGAGTGCCCGCGATTGCCGTCTGGCCTGGAAAGATCAAGCCTGCCGTCAAGAATCACGACATTGTGGGTGGTCTAGACCTCATGGCGACCTTTGCCTCCGTGGCGGGTGTGCCATTGCCGACCAAAGATCGCGAAGATCAGCCCATGGTCTTTGACAGCTACGATCTGACTCCCGTCCTCACGGGAAGCGGAAAATGCCCTCGCAATGCCTGGTTCTATTTTACAGAGACCGAACTGACACCTGGTGCGATTCGACTGGGGAATTACAAGGTGGTGTTCAATTTGCGTGGTGATAATGGTCAGCCGACAGGAGGATTAAGTGTCGATTCCAATCTGGGTTGGAAAGGCCCTGAGAAGTACGTCGCTACTGTGCCACAAGTGTTTGACCTGTGGCAGGATCCGCAGGAGCGGTACGACATCTTCATGAATAACTTCACGGAAAGAACCTGGATTCTGGTCTCGTTCAATGTGGTCATCAAAGACCTGATGAAGACCTATCTCACTTATCCGCCTCGGAAAATGCAGAGCGAAGTCTACACCGGGCCGATCACGCTTCCTGAGTATGAACGGGTCAAGTATGTACGGGAAATGCTGGAAAAAGACGGTATCCGCATTCCACTCCCGACCGGGAATTGA
- a CDS encoding ABC-F family ATP-binding cassette domain-containing protein — MALLQIRDACKSYGSQILLDHAEATISEDVKVGFVGRNGAGKSTLLRILLGEEELDSGTVSRHPNLRLGYLRQHDDFRPNESALEFLMRDSGQPDWKCGEVAGQFELKGSYLDGPISKLSGGWQTRVKLAALLLHEPNLLLLDEPTNFLDLRTQILLEHFLRGYNEACLIVSHDRAFLGATCTQTLALARGKLTMFPGKIDAYLDYEREQREIIERSNASVLAKRKHLEEFIAKNKARASTATQARSKTKQLERLELQDVEADEATACIRAPMIEPRQGPAVRCKEMAIGYAERKIAEDITLEIDHGSRAAIVGDNGQGKTTFLRTIVNSLKPLAGELRWGHGCQVGVYAQHVYSTLPPEKTVIQYLEETAAPLTRTQTVLDIAGAFLFRGAHVEKKISVLSGGERARLCLAGMLLSQYNVMVLDEPGNHLDVETVEALADALVSYKGTVIFTTHDRHFMKRVATCVIEVKDGRVTNYNGDYDAYVYAVNKEIDDGEREANAGKLAKAPAAVLAPKAVKPKGKDDRALRKELQTCERNIAKLDEQKKALTQSLSNEADAKKALELHNQLEEVTSQLTQAEERWCEIQEELGEGW, encoded by the coding sequence ATGGCACTGCTGCAGATTCGAGATGCCTGCAAAAGTTATGGTTCGCAGATTCTGCTCGACCATGCCGAAGCCACCATTTCTGAAGATGTCAAAGTCGGCTTTGTCGGTCGAAACGGCGCTGGCAAAAGTACCTTGCTGCGCATTCTGCTGGGGGAAGAAGAACTCGACAGTGGCACAGTCTCTCGGCATCCGAATCTCCGACTCGGCTACTTGCGCCAGCATGATGATTTTCGTCCAAACGAGTCGGCACTTGAATTTCTCATGCGAGATAGTGGCCAGCCCGATTGGAAGTGCGGCGAAGTGGCCGGCCAGTTCGAACTCAAAGGGAGCTACCTCGACGGCCCGATCTCCAAACTTTCCGGCGGATGGCAGACTCGAGTTAAGCTGGCAGCACTTTTACTGCATGAACCCAATCTGCTGCTCCTGGACGAACCCACGAACTTTCTCGATCTGCGTACGCAGATTCTGCTTGAACATTTTTTGAGAGGTTACAACGAAGCCTGTCTGATTGTTTCCCATGATCGCGCCTTTCTGGGTGCCACCTGTACTCAGACTCTGGCACTCGCCCGCGGCAAGTTGACGATGTTCCCCGGCAAGATCGATGCCTATCTCGATTACGAGCGGGAACAGCGCGAGATCATAGAGCGCTCGAATGCCTCTGTCCTTGCCAAGCGTAAACATCTCGAAGAGTTTATCGCTAAGAACAAAGCCCGCGCGAGTACAGCCACCCAGGCCCGTTCAAAAACCAAACAGCTTGAACGTCTCGAATTGCAGGATGTTGAAGCCGACGAAGCCACTGCTTGTATTCGCGCACCCATGATCGAACCTCGGCAAGGCCCGGCTGTCCGCTGCAAAGAAATGGCGATTGGCTACGCCGAAAGAAAAATTGCCGAGGATATCACCCTCGAAATCGATCATGGCTCTCGCGCTGCCATTGTGGGTGACAATGGTCAGGGAAAGACCACCTTTTTGCGAACGATTGTCAATTCGCTTAAGCCGCTGGCAGGTGAACTCCGCTGGGGACATGGCTGCCAGGTCGGTGTCTATGCGCAACACGTCTATTCCACTTTGCCACCAGAAAAGACTGTCATTCAGTATCTGGAAGAAACCGCCGCCCCGCTGACACGTACGCAAACAGTGCTGGATATTGCCGGCGCGTTTCTGTTCCGTGGTGCCCATGTCGAAAAGAAAATCAGCGTGCTGTCGGGAGGTGAGCGCGCGCGGCTGTGTCTCGCGGGCATGCTGCTCAGTCAATACAACGTCATGGTACTCGACGAACCGGGTAACCACCTCGATGTGGAAACTGTCGAAGCGTTGGCAGATGCACTTGTCAGCTACAAAGGGACCGTGATTTTCACCACACACGACCGTCACTTTATGAAGCGCGTCGCGACTTGCGTGATCGAAGTCAAGGATGGTCGAGTCACCAACTACAATGGCGATTACGACGCTTATGTTTATGCCGTGAATAAAGAAATTGACGACGGAGAGCGGGAAGCCAATGCGGGGAAGCTGGCCAAAGCTCCAGCGGCAGTCCTCGCCCCGAAAGCCGTGAAACCCAAAGGTAAGGACGATCGCGCCTTACGAAAAGAACTTCAAACCTGCGAGCGAAACATTGCTAAGCTCGATGAGCAGAAAAAGGCACTGACACAGTCGCTTTCGAATGAAGCCGATGCCAAAAAGGCCTTAGAGCTTCACAATCAGCTCGAAGAGGTGACCAGCCAGTTGACTCAAGCGGAAGAACGCTGGTGTGAGATTCAGGAAGAACTGGGCGAAGGCTGGTAG
- the nhaA gene encoding Na+/H+ antiporter NhaA produces MEKTGDGSTSDQFSDRLLPVSQIAGWLSPIRRFLKLQATSGLLLVAATAFALMAANSPWSEQFLHIWETSCFIGFGDYVLKKDFLHVINDGLMTIFFFVVGLEIKREIVSGELSDLRKAALPIIAAIGGMIAPALIFLGASQVFRVPPEAMKGWTIPMATDIAFVVGLLSLFGNRVPIGLKILLLSLAIVDDLGAVILIAVLFTEKLALVGLFVAAVGITLTFLMNRVGVRNVWLYVAVGGVTWLAVLKSGVHPTIAGVILGLMTPSKAWVPYDTLTAVLKRLTDELKKFQSDSDQEAAKPGKPIPLHKTMHDDLAEAEFATRESIAPLYRLEHALHPWVAFLIMPLFALANAGVPLDFSKAFEPVSLCVALGLAVGKPVGIFGLSFLAVLVGLAKLPDGVSWKLYLGGACLAGIGFTMSLFLGALALPESFISAGKLGTLMGSTVSAILGIVLISKALPATSDEGQN; encoded by the coding sequence ATGGAAAAAACCGGTGATGGCAGCACTTCGGATCAGTTCTCAGATCGTCTCTTGCCTGTCAGCCAGATTGCGGGCTGGTTGTCGCCAATCAGAAGATTTTTGAAACTTCAGGCGACAAGTGGTCTGCTGCTGGTGGCCGCAACGGCATTCGCATTGATGGCTGCCAATTCTCCCTGGAGTGAGCAGTTTCTGCATATCTGGGAAACATCCTGTTTCATTGGCTTTGGTGATTATGTTCTGAAGAAAGATTTTCTCCATGTCATCAATGATGGCCTCATGACGATTTTTTTCTTTGTCGTCGGCTTAGAGATCAAGCGGGAGATTGTTTCTGGTGAGTTGAGTGATCTGCGAAAAGCTGCTTTGCCCATCATCGCTGCCATCGGTGGCATGATTGCCCCGGCATTGATCTTTCTGGGAGCCAGCCAGGTCTTCCGTGTTCCACCAGAAGCGATGAAGGGCTGGACCATTCCGATGGCGACTGATATCGCCTTTGTGGTCGGCCTGCTCTCGCTCTTTGGAAATCGAGTCCCCATTGGCCTGAAAATTCTGCTGCTCTCGCTGGCCATTGTGGACGACCTGGGAGCGGTTATTCTGATTGCTGTCCTCTTCACCGAAAAACTGGCCCTCGTGGGATTGTTTGTCGCCGCCGTGGGGATCACACTTACTTTCCTGATGAATCGAGTCGGCGTGCGGAATGTCTGGCTGTATGTGGCTGTGGGTGGAGTGACGTGGCTGGCCGTGTTGAAATCGGGCGTCCATCCGACGATTGCCGGTGTGATTCTCGGGCTGATGACTCCCTCGAAAGCCTGGGTGCCCTATGACACATTGACTGCCGTTCTGAAGCGACTGACCGATGAATTGAAGAAGTTTCAGTCCGATTCTGATCAGGAAGCTGCCAAACCTGGAAAGCCGATTCCGCTGCATAAAACCATGCACGATGATCTGGCAGAAGCGGAATTCGCCACGCGAGAAAGCATTGCACCGCTGTATCGACTTGAGCATGCGCTCCATCCGTGGGTGGCGTTTCTGATCATGCCCCTGTTTGCCCTGGCGAATGCCGGTGTCCCTTTGGATTTCAGTAAAGCTTTTGAACCGGTTTCTCTCTGCGTGGCCCTGGGATTGGCTGTTGGAAAACCCGTCGGGATTTTCGGGCTGTCATTTCTGGCAGTACTGGTTGGTCTGGCCAAACTCCCCGATGGTGTGAGCTGGAAGCTTTATCTGGGTGGGGCATGTCTGGCGGGGATTGGCTTTACGATGTCGCTCTTCCTGGGGGCGCTCGCACTTCCGGAAAGTTTCATATCTGCAGGGAAGCTGGGCACTTTGATGGGTTCAACCGTCTCAGCAATTCTCGGCATCGTGCTGATCAGCAAGGCTTTACCAGCGACTTCGGATGAAGGACAGAATTGA
- the abc-f gene encoding ribosomal protection-like ABC-F family protein, with protein MAVLGLKELSFSYGGKPLIENATVQVELGERVCLVGRNGTGKSTLMKLMLGELKPDTGLVEVQSGIKLARQIQDVPRGVVGTVFDEVARGLGPHGEAVAAQYWLHQLSQSQLSQNTGANPRTADEIRRMEELSATLDPAYAWEWEHQVEQIIERMELPHDRPFDNLSSGMKRRVLLAKSLVIEPDVLLLDEPTNHLDIEAIRWLEEFLLRFSGTLIFVTHDRMFLQRLATRIIEIDRARLFDWTCDYQTFLQRKEAALAAEEHEQALFDKKLAQEEVWIRKGVKARNVRNQGRVKALMEMRKERAARRAKVGNVKVELHQEAERSGTVVALAEKVNYEVGGRTILRDVSTLITRGDKIGILGPNGCGKTTLLRILLGELTPQSGKVKLGTRLEIAYFDQLRAQLNDDLSVQENVSPGADMIEINGRRRHVIGYLEDFLFSPERSRTLVKYLSGGERNRLLLARLFSKPSNLLVLDEPTNDLDAETLELLEDLLVEYPGTVLLVSHDRQFINNVVTQTLVFEGEGSVNEYVGGYDDWLAQKSVRQNTPVVAQAVSVANQPAAKKGKSLSFKEDKELAELPARIESLEFEQASLETRMGQPEFFKQSPQDMATVTERLNRLHQELETAYARWEELEVRRNG; from the coding sequence ATGGCTGTTTTGGGTTTGAAGGAGCTAAGCTTCAGCTATGGTGGGAAGCCGCTGATTGAGAATGCGACAGTCCAGGTGGAGCTCGGCGAACGAGTCTGTCTGGTGGGTCGAAATGGAACCGGAAAATCGACCCTGATGAAGCTGATGCTTGGTGAGCTGAAGCCAGATACGGGCCTTGTTGAGGTTCAATCAGGTATCAAACTCGCCCGGCAGATTCAGGATGTGCCGCGCGGCGTGGTGGGGACCGTTTTTGATGAAGTGGCCCGCGGCTTAGGCCCTCATGGGGAAGCCGTCGCGGCTCAGTACTGGTTGCACCAATTGAGCCAGAGTCAATTGAGCCAAAATACTGGGGCAAATCCGCGAACAGCCGATGAAATCAGGCGCATGGAAGAGTTATCTGCCACGCTCGATCCTGCGTATGCCTGGGAATGGGAGCATCAGGTCGAGCAGATTATCGAACGAATGGAACTGCCGCATGATCGGCCATTTGACAACCTTTCTTCGGGAATGAAACGTCGGGTATTGCTGGCTAAATCGCTGGTGATCGAACCCGATGTGCTCCTGCTCGATGAGCCCACCAACCACCTGGATATTGAAGCCATTCGGTGGCTCGAAGAATTCCTGCTCAGATTTTCAGGGACGTTGATCTTCGTGACACACGACCGCATGTTTTTGCAGCGCCTCGCGACAAGGATCATCGAGATTGACCGCGCCCGGCTGTTCGACTGGACGTGTGACTATCAGACTTTTCTGCAGCGAAAAGAGGCTGCCCTGGCTGCGGAGGAGCATGAACAGGCTCTTTTCGACAAGAAATTGGCTCAGGAAGAGGTCTGGATTCGTAAAGGGGTCAAAGCTCGCAACGTCAGGAATCAGGGGCGCGTCAAGGCACTGATGGAGATGCGCAAAGAGCGGGCGGCTCGCCGGGCCAAAGTGGGCAATGTCAAAGTGGAACTCCATCAAGAGGCTGAGCGATCGGGCACTGTGGTGGCCTTAGCAGAAAAGGTCAATTACGAGGTTGGCGGGCGAACCATATTGAGAGATGTTTCAACACTCATCACCCGCGGTGACAAGATTGGGATTCTCGGGCCTAATGGTTGTGGCAAGACGACACTCCTGAGAATTCTGTTGGGTGAACTCACGCCTCAATCGGGTAAGGTCAAACTGGGGACCCGGCTGGAGATTGCTTACTTCGACCAGTTGAGAGCTCAGCTCAATGATGATCTCTCTGTGCAGGAGAATGTGTCGCCGGGTGCGGACATGATTGAGATCAATGGCCGCCGGAGACATGTGATTGGGTACCTGGAGGATTTTCTGTTCTCTCCGGAGAGATCCAGGACGCTGGTGAAGTACCTCTCGGGGGGAGAGCGCAACCGCTTATTGTTAGCACGATTGTTCTCGAAGCCATCGAACCTGCTGGTGCTCGACGAACCGACCAACGATCTCGATGCCGAAACTCTGGAATTGCTGGAAGATCTGCTGGTCGAGTATCCCGGCACAGTGCTGCTTGTCAGTCACGATCGCCAGTTCATCAATAACGTGGTGACGCAAACTCTCGTCTTCGAAGGCGAAGGATCAGTCAATGAATATGTCGGTGGATACGACGACTGGCTGGCCCAGAAGTCTGTTCGGCAGAACACACCCGTTGTGGCTCAGGCAGTATCCGTCGCCAATCAACCGGCAGCCAAAAAGGGAAAATCTCTGAGCTTTAAGGAAGACAAAGAACTCGCCGAACTTCCTGCCAGGATTGAATCGCTGGAATTCGAGCAGGCGAGTCTTGAAACCCGCATGGGGCAGCCTGAGTTCTTTAAGCAGTCTCCTCAAGATATGGCGACAGTTACCGAGAGGTTAAATCGACTGCATCAAGAACTGGAGACAGCTTATGCGCGCTGGGAAGAACTTGAGGTCAGGCGTAATGGATAG
- a CDS encoding hybrid sensor histidine kinase/response regulator, which produces MVLLSDIQACLETVPLGAELIDVAGKVIFANQEYFRIFSCPQRRVEGSSWLYRFQKLNNNAARLQWQAVQRGEEVEGEQTEQCDDGTLVTIRYRFTRLNRSFPDASAQFFIRYSQKVIPDNSCRPPACSTDSPCVPLIEQLPMIAWAADAHHNCTYVNKHWHQFTSAGEDEHQGQGWLNFIHPEDIERIQSASERHATSDLQYRIRGKDGEYRWFLEHSQPCLNKDGQVDGFTGICIDTTESLRESRVSEERKKQLRAMVEHAPGVAIQWFGRNGRIQLWNEASTQMFGFTAEEAIGKTFDELIHTPEEFECLLRTLGEIIHTNRSVGPNEYHFRRKDGSTGACLSTLFCIPSFDEHPLFCCMDIDITDRIRTENALRESEVKFRTLAKNFPDAIFILDPSDPQIPLKIAFTNDAVKTIHGYSPEELIGQSLALKIDDASTASHIPERILRIQKGEVIRFEATHIHRDGRTIPMSVTACLIPWDGKTMLLGINHDMTLQKAAEEARRESEARFRSAFYSSATGMAMVSLKGDFLDANSSLCQMLGYTLEELTATSFPAITHPQEVNRDVHAMKQLIQGEIPFYTTEKRYRQKDGSYLPTYVSAALVRNREGEPSYFVTQMLDLTEKKRLEQELMESQRLTVMKQMSGGLSHDFNNFITIILGYCETLLIRPETTDAQRSLILPIREAGHHASRIIRQLLAFSRTQPVTYERINLSTIVRGMEMMIRSILRQNFTLELRLAEPLPNIMADPVQIDQILVNLAINARDAMPEGGTLTIETAWIASHTKSIPQNRSFDAYVQPDDFVRLRVSDTGTGIPPDLLSRIFEPFFTTKGEGQGHGLGLSVVHGIISQGGGTIRVFSEPGKGTTFEVDLPACVGPISPDRPEAP; this is translated from the coding sequence ATGGTTCTTCTGTCTGATATTCAAGCCTGTCTCGAAACAGTTCCTTTAGGGGCGGAACTCATTGATGTTGCTGGCAAGGTGATCTTTGCCAATCAGGAGTATTTCCGAATTTTCTCTTGTCCTCAACGTCGCGTAGAGGGTTCCAGCTGGCTTTACCGCTTCCAAAAACTCAACAACAATGCAGCACGGCTCCAGTGGCAGGCAGTACAGCGTGGGGAAGAGGTCGAAGGTGAGCAGACCGAACAATGTGATGACGGAACTCTCGTTACCATTCGCTATCGCTTTACTCGCTTGAACAGATCTTTTCCTGATGCCTCTGCTCAGTTCTTTATCCGTTATTCACAGAAGGTCATCCCTGACAATTCCTGCAGACCACCTGCATGTTCAACTGACTCGCCCTGCGTTCCATTGATCGAACAACTGCCGATGATTGCCTGGGCAGCAGACGCCCACCACAACTGCACATACGTCAATAAACACTGGCACCAGTTCACGAGTGCTGGCGAAGACGAGCACCAGGGGCAAGGCTGGCTGAATTTCATCCATCCGGAAGACATCGAAAGAATTCAATCCGCCAGTGAGAGGCATGCCACATCAGACCTTCAATACCGCATTCGCGGGAAAGATGGTGAGTATCGCTGGTTTCTCGAGCACAGTCAGCCCTGCTTGAACAAAGATGGCCAGGTTGATGGCTTCACAGGGATCTGCATTGATACCACCGAAAGTCTTCGCGAGTCACGAGTTTCTGAGGAGCGGAAGAAGCAGTTGCGGGCGATGGTCGAGCACGCACCAGGAGTTGCCATTCAATGGTTTGGTCGAAACGGGCGCATTCAACTCTGGAATGAAGCTTCGACGCAGATGTTTGGCTTCACGGCCGAAGAAGCAATTGGCAAGACGTTCGACGAACTCATCCACACTCCCGAAGAGTTTGAATGCTTGCTCCGTACTCTTGGTGAGATCATTCACACCAATCGATCAGTGGGGCCGAATGAGTATCATTTCCGTCGCAAAGATGGTTCGACGGGAGCCTGCCTGTCGACCCTGTTCTGCATTCCCTCCTTTGATGAGCACCCTTTGTTCTGCTGTATGGATATTGACATTACAGACCGCATCCGTACAGAAAACGCTCTGAGAGAAAGCGAAGTCAAGTTCCGTACATTAGCCAAGAATTTCCCTGACGCGATCTTCATTCTTGACCCCAGTGACCCTCAAATCCCACTGAAAATCGCCTTCACCAATGACGCAGTCAAAACCATCCATGGCTATTCGCCCGAAGAACTGATCGGTCAATCTTTGGCGTTGAAAATCGATGATGCCTCAACGGCTTCCCACATACCCGAGAGAATTTTACGCATACAAAAAGGTGAGGTGATTCGCTTTGAGGCAACGCACATCCACCGGGATGGTCGGACAATTCCGATGAGTGTGACTGCCTGTCTGATTCCCTGGGATGGCAAAACAATGCTTCTTGGAATCAACCACGACATGACATTGCAAAAGGCTGCCGAAGAGGCGCGACGCGAAAGTGAGGCACGTTTCCGATCAGCGTTCTATTCGTCGGCAACGGGGATGGCCATGGTCTCACTCAAGGGAGACTTTCTCGACGCCAATTCCTCTCTTTGCCAGATGCTGGGCTATACCCTTGAAGAACTCACTGCAACCAGTTTCCCGGCAATCACACATCCACAGGAAGTCAACCGCGATGTGCATGCCATGAAACAATTGATTCAAGGTGAAATTCCGTTCTACACGACGGAAAAGCGATATCGCCAAAAAGATGGAAGCTACCTGCCCACTTATGTTTCAGCGGCACTTGTTCGCAACAGGGAGGGAGAACCCAGTTACTTTGTCACGCAAATGCTGGATCTCACCGAAAAGAAGCGGCTGGAACAGGAACTGATGGAGAGCCAGAGACTCACCGTGATGAAGCAGATGTCCGGTGGACTGTCGCACGATTTCAACAATTTCATAACGATCATTCTCGGTTACTGTGAGACCTTGCTGATCAGGCCGGAAACAACTGATGCACAGCGCAGTTTGATCCTGCCGATCCGCGAAGCAGGACATCACGCTTCTCGCATAATTCGACAACTGCTTGCATTCAGTCGGACGCAGCCTGTGACTTACGAGCGGATCAATCTCAGTACGATTGTTCGTGGTATGGAAATGATGATTCGCAGCATTCTTCGGCAGAATTTCACTCTTGAACTCAGGCTTGCCGAACCGCTTCCGAACATTATGGCCGACCCCGTGCAGATCGATCAGATTCTGGTCAATCTGGCCATCAATGCCCGTGACGCGATGCCTGAGGGTGGGACATTAACAATCGAAACAGCATGGATCGCTTCCCATACCAAGTCAATACCACAGAATCGTTCGTTCGATGCTTACGTTCAACCCGATGATTTCGTCCGCTTGCGAGTTTCTGATACAGGAACGGGAATTCCTCCAGATCTCCTCAGTCGCATCTTTGAACCGTTTTTCACCACCAAAGGGGAGGGGCAAGGTCACGGCCTCGGATTGTCTGTGGTTCATGGAATCATCAGTCAGGGCGGCGGCACAATTCGCGTCTTCAGCGAGCCAGGGAAGGGGACCACATTCGAAGTCGACCTCCCGGCATGCGTTGGCCCCATCTCGCCAGATCGCCCCGAAGCTCCTTGA
- a CDS encoding DUF1570 domain-containing protein, whose amino-acid sequence MFRATLWACCVWLSFSASLPADDRCLEISYEGETLRGRVVARDSVQCWFQLADGSQRLIDLAKVSRYQVLPGEFSPMTTVEMKSQLVREWPALRVAATDGLIVAAPVGVENELKELFDEVRRDFVGWLSVYGHTPAPLEFPLVVVMPSRQAEFDQRVQIRPRKARENLAGVYLVESNRILLSPGEKHQSLRERHATLIHEAVHQLGFNYGLHSRIEPGSVWMIEGLAMAFENDALRKRDRQASAWDRINRERFLHFRAMQQKLPQGWLRALIESDDLFETRALDAYAQAWAVTFFLLETRPSQYVRLLTTFDKTDRKMNESITSRRLRHFIESLGKEPESLEIEIKRFFEDLSPRSR is encoded by the coding sequence ATGTTTCGCGCGACTTTGTGGGCCTGCTGTGTGTGGTTATCTTTCTCTGCCAGTTTACCGGCAGATGATCGCTGCTTGGAAATTTCGTACGAAGGAGAAACGTTGCGCGGGCGCGTGGTGGCCAGGGATTCGGTTCAATGCTGGTTTCAGTTGGCTGATGGATCTCAACGATTGATCGATCTCGCCAAAGTGAGTCGTTATCAGGTGTTGCCGGGCGAATTTTCGCCGATGACAACGGTCGAGATGAAGAGTCAGCTCGTGCGCGAATGGCCAGCTCTGCGTGTGGCAGCGACAGATGGGTTGATCGTGGCAGCACCTGTGGGTGTGGAAAATGAACTGAAGGAGTTGTTCGACGAAGTTCGCCGAGATTTTGTGGGCTGGTTAAGTGTGTATGGCCACACTCCCGCGCCACTGGAGTTTCCGCTCGTCGTTGTCATGCCGTCCCGACAGGCTGAGTTTGATCAACGGGTACAGATTCGCCCCCGAAAAGCGAGGGAAAATCTGGCAGGGGTTTATCTGGTCGAGAGTAATCGAATACTGCTCTCGCCTGGTGAAAAGCATCAATCGTTGCGTGAACGGCATGCCACACTTATTCACGAAGCGGTTCACCAACTCGGTTTCAATTATGGTCTGCATTCGAGAATTGAGCCGGGGTCTGTCTGGATGATTGAAGGCTTAGCCATGGCTTTCGAGAATGACGCCCTACGAAAGCGGGATCGGCAAGCCAGTGCGTGGGATCGCATCAACCGGGAAAGGTTTCTGCACTTTCGTGCCATGCAACAGAAGTTGCCTCAGGGTTGGTTGCGAGCTTTGATCGAAAGTGATGATCTCTTTGAAACTCGTGCTCTGGATGCGTATGCCCAAGCCTGGGCTGTGACATTCTTTCTGCTGGAAACGCGGCCCAGCCAATATGTCCGGCTGCTGACGACCTTCGATAAAACTGATCGAAAGATGAATGAATCGATCACTTCTCGGCGGCTGCGCCATTTCATTGAAAGTCTGGGGAAAGAGCCAGAAAGCCTGGAAATCGAGATCAAAAGGTTCTTTGAGGATCTTTCCCCACGCAGTCGATGA